The following are encoded together in the Allocoleopsis franciscana PCC 7113 genome:
- the rfbB gene encoding dTDP-glucose 4,6-dehydratase produces MTFSQSEQSSSQEPRRLLITGGAGFIGSNFVHHWCEHYKSDRVVVLDALTYAGNRNTLKELEGLENFRFVQGDICDRALVDNLLEEEAINTVAHFAAESHVDRSILGPDAFVRTNVVGTFTLLESFRQHWDGRGSKNSDRFLHVSTDEVYGTLGPDDHPFTETTPYAPNSPYSASKAGSDHLARAYYHTYGVPTIITNCSNNYGPYHFPEKLIPLMCINILLGKPLPVYGDGQNIRDWLYVRDHCSALDTVIHKGVPGETYNVGGNNEVKNLDLVHMLCDLMDELAPNLPVKPAKELITFVKDRPGHDRRYAIDATKIKTELGWSPSVTVEEGLRQTIEWYLTHEDWWRPLLSKEYQEYYARVYA; encoded by the coding sequence ATGACCTTTTCTCAATCAGAACAATCTTCGTCTCAAGAACCTCGCCGATTATTGATTACGGGAGGTGCTGGGTTTATTGGCTCGAATTTCGTCCATCACTGGTGTGAACACTACAAGAGCGATCGGGTAGTGGTGCTGGACGCCCTCACCTATGCCGGGAACCGCAACACACTCAAAGAGTTAGAAGGACTGGAAAATTTCCGGTTTGTCCAGGGAGATATTTGCGATCGCGCCTTAGTCGATAATCTGCTCGAAGAAGAAGCGATTAACACCGTGGCTCACTTTGCGGCGGAGTCTCACGTTGACCGCTCGATTTTAGGACCAGATGCCTTCGTTCGCACCAATGTCGTTGGCACCTTCACCCTCTTGGAAAGCTTCCGGCAGCATTGGGATGGTCGAGGCAGCAAGAATAGCGATCGCTTCCTCCACGTTTCTACTGATGAAGTCTATGGGACGCTTGGGCCAGACGACCACCCGTTTACCGAAACCACCCCTTACGCCCCCAATAGCCCCTATTCGGCATCCAAAGCAGGTAGCGACCACCTCGCCCGCGCTTACTACCATACCTATGGTGTGCCGACCATCATCACCAATTGCTCCAATAATTACGGTCCCTACCATTTCCCCGAAAAACTAATCCCCCTGATGTGTATCAACATCCTCCTGGGCAAACCCCTGCCTGTTTACGGGGATGGACAGAACATTCGGGATTGGCTGTATGTCCGAGACCATTGCAGTGCACTCGATACCGTCATCCACAAAGGGGTTCCCGGCGAAACCTATAACGTCGGCGGAAACAACGAAGTCAAAAATCTTGACCTCGTTCACATGCTGTGCGACCTAATGGATGAGTTAGCGCCCAACCTACCCGTGAAACCGGCAAAAGAACTCATTACCTTTGTGAAAGACCGACCGGGACATGACCGCCGTTACGCCATTGATGCGACTAAAATTAAAACAGAACTGGGTTGGTCTCCCTCTGTAACCGTAGAAGAGGGACTGCGTCAAACCATTGAGTGGTATCTGACTCATGAAGATTGGTGGCGACCCTTGCTGTCAAAAGAGTATCAAGAATACTACGCCCGCGTTTACGCTTAG
- a CDS encoding glycosyltransferase family 2 protein: MTRVGLVVIGRNEGDRLRQCLHSVTGKVARIVYVDSGSTDGSIELARRSCVDVVELDLSTPFTAARARNAGFDHLLSVEPQLDFVQFVDGDCEIVEGWIDRAEKELESNPNIAVVCGRRRERFPEQTIYNQLCDIEWNTPVGETKACGGDSMMRVKAFQQVGGFNPTLIAGEEPELCVRLRQNEWKIFRLDAEMTLHDAQMTRLGQWWKRATRAGHAYAEGSWLHGGEPERHWVKETRSIWLWGLFIPLLALGTAWLTHGLSLLLLLVYPLQFIRTFLSLRRQNLSSKNAALYALSCTVGKFAQVEGALSFLRARLKGSQSTLIEYKQ; encoded by the coding sequence TTGACGCGAGTCGGATTAGTTGTTATTGGACGAAATGAAGGCGATCGCCTTCGCCAGTGCCTGCATTCCGTAACCGGGAAAGTGGCACGCATTGTCTATGTCGATTCTGGATCGACGGACGGCAGCATCGAGTTGGCGCGACGCTCTTGCGTGGATGTGGTAGAACTTGACCTGTCCACCCCTTTTACGGCTGCTCGTGCCAGAAATGCGGGATTCGACCATCTGCTCTCAGTCGAACCCCAACTGGACTTTGTCCAATTTGTGGATGGAGACTGTGAGATTGTTGAAGGCTGGATTGATCGCGCCGAAAAGGAACTTGAATCCAACCCAAACATAGCTGTGGTCTGCGGTCGTCGGCGAGAGCGTTTCCCCGAACAGACAATCTACAACCAATTGTGCGACATAGAGTGGAATACTCCAGTCGGCGAGACCAAAGCCTGCGGGGGAGATTCCATGATGCGTGTCAAAGCGTTCCAACAAGTTGGCGGATTCAATCCCACGCTGATTGCTGGGGAAGAACCCGAACTTTGCGTCAGACTGCGCCAGAACGAGTGGAAAATTTTCCGTCTCGATGCGGAAATGACCCTACATGACGCACAAATGACCCGGTTGGGTCAGTGGTGGAAACGGGCAACTCGTGCGGGTCATGCTTACGCGGAAGGGTCTTGGTTGCATGGGGGCGAACCAGAGCGGCATTGGGTCAAGGAAACCCGGAGTATTTGGCTCTGGGGCTTGTTTATTCCTTTATTAGCCTTGGGGACAGCATGGCTAACCCACGGCTTAAGTTTGTTACTACTGCTCGTATATCCGTTGCAGTTCATTCGCACGTTCCTCAGCTTGCGCCGCCAAAACCTCAGCAGTAAGAACGCGGCTCTCTATGCCCTTTCTTGTACCGTGGGTAAATTTGCACAGGTAGAAGGAGCCTTGAGCTTTTTACGCGCTCGACTCAAGGGCAGCCAAAGTACACTGATTGAATATAAGCAGTGA